Proteins co-encoded in one Medicago truncatula cultivar Jemalong A17 chromosome 8, MtrunA17r5.0-ANR, whole genome shotgun sequence genomic window:
- the LOC11445353 gene encoding thaumatin-like protein 1, with protein sequence MSMFSYHKHSSNRFFIFLLILAFKGVTISATTFTFVNKCDHTIWPGILGKPDLGTTGFELKKGNTQTFQALAGWSGRFWARTGCKFDDSGHGTCSTGDCGSGEINCNGNGATPPATLAEFTLGNSSPDYYDVSLVDGYNLPVMVETSGGSGSCQATGCGEDLNRRCPSELRVDGGDACNSACGAFGTPEYCCSGAFGSPSSCSPSVYSEMFKSACPKSYSYAFDDATSTFTCTAADDYTITFCPSSSPSLKSLMESKPGSSVEQAAVATKSWIANLATGASTRISQPFSTSMSIFFVAITFIFSYLVN encoded by the exons ATGTCTATGTTCTCATATCACAAACATTCTTCTAACCGTTTCTTCATTTTCCTACTTATCCTAGCTTTCAAAG GGGTAACAATTTCAGCAACAACATTCACATTCGTGAACAAATGTGACCACACAATATGGCCAGGAATTCTAGGAAAACCAGACCTCGGAACAACCGGTTTTGAACTCAAAAAAGGAAATACACAAACCTTCCAAGCACTAGCCGGTTGGTCAGGTAGATTCTGGGCAAGAACCGGTTGCAAATTCGACGATTCTGGTCACGGAACTTGCTCAACCGGTGACTGTGGTTCCGGAGAAATTAACTGCAATGGTAACGGTGCAACACCACCGGCAACATTAGCAGAATTCACTCTAGGAAATAGTTCGCCAGATTACTATGACGTTAGTCTCGTAGACGGTTACAATCTTCCGGTGATGGTTGAAACTAGTGGCGGTTCAGGTTCATGTCAGGCCACTGGAtgtggagaggatcttaaccgGAGGTGTCCCTCGGAGCTGAGAGTGGACGGTGGTGACGCGTGTAATAGCGCGTGTGGCGCGTTTGGGACACCGGAGTATTGTTGTAGTGGCGCGTTTGGTTCGCCATCGAGTTGTTCGCCTTCGGTTTATTCGGAAATGTTTAAATCTGCTTGTCCTAAATCTTATAGCTATGCGTTTGATGATGCTACGAGTACTTTTACTTGTACTGCTGCGGATGATTATACTATCACATTTtgtccttcttcttctccaag tttGAAGTCATTGATGGAGTCAAAGCCAGGATCATCAGTAGAACAAGCTGCAGTAGCTACTAAATCTTGGATAGCAAATTTGGCTACAGGAGCTTCCACAAGAATAAGCCAACCATTTTCAACTTCCATGtctatattttttgttgctatcactttcatattttcatatttagtcAATTAG
- the LOC11442751 gene encoding pathogenesis-related thaumatin-like protein 3.5 produces the protein MAASTQFARTLLFLVFFFFHSLRGLNSATFTIVNKCSYPVWPGILSGAGTAQLATTGFALQPGESNAVTMPTSWSGRIWGRTLCSTDPSGKFSCITGDCGSSKVECTGSGAIPPATLAEFTLNGANGLDFYDVSLVDGYNLPITVEPSGGSGNCTTTGCLVDLNGACPTELKVKIAAEEEGSDEKSVACKSACEAFGDPLYCCNGAYGTPQTCKPSSYSQFFKSACPRAYSYAYDDGTSTFTCSSADYLITFCSTHSKGSIKSGTGKLPFGVDIWAGHAHGHADKSTKGMSLVVAAVFMTIWWQLS, from the exons ATGGCAGCTTCAACTCAATTTGCTAGAACTCTTCTCTTTctcgttttctttttctttcattccttAAGAG GTTTAAATTCAGCCACATTTACAATTGTAAACAAGTGCAGCTATCCTGTTTGGCCGGGAATTTTGTCTGGTGCCGGAACGGCACAACTAGCAACGACAGGCTTCGCCCTACAACCGGGCGAATCCAATGCCGTCACCATGCCCACATCTTGGTCCGGCCGCATATGGGGCCGAACACTATGCTCAACCGACCCCTCCGGAAAATTCTCATGCATCACTGGAGACTGCGGCTCCTCTAAAGTAGAATGCACTGGCAGCGGCGCCATCCCTCCAGCGACGCTCGCGGAGTTCACATTAAACGGTGCTAATGGACTAGATTTCTACGACGTCAGCCTAGTCGACGGTTACAACCTTCCCATAACAGTGGAACCAAGTGGCGGCAGTGGAAACTGCACGACTACGGGCTGTTTAGTAGACTTAAATGGCGCGTGTCCGACAGAACTAAAGGTGAAAATTGCGGCGGAAGAAGAAGGGAGTGATGAAAAGAGCGTGGCATGTAAAAGCGCGTGCGAAGCCTTTGGTGATCCATTGTATTGTTGCAATGGCGCTTATGGAACTCCGCAGACTTGTAAGCCAAGTTCATACTCGCAGTTCTTCAAGAGCGCGTGTCCACGCGCTTATAGCTATGCTTATGATGATGGAACTAGCACCTTCACTTGTTCCTCTGCAGATTACCTCATTACTTTCTGTTCTACACATTCCAAAGG TTCGATCAAGTCAGGGACCGGAAAACTCCCGTTTGGAGTGGACATTTGGGCAGGACACGCCCATGGCCATGCTGATAAGTCAACCAAGGGGATGTCTCTAGTTGTGGCAGCAGTTTTCATGACAATTTGGTGGCAGCTCAGTTAG